Proteins encoded together in one Psychrobacter sp. 28M-43 window:
- a CDS encoding ATP-binding protein: MTISTQNGNSRYRGLILSIAAFLALIGILLAFTFYTSSVLERNTTLVNISNKTANNAQAIIKDLFDLQGSIGEHINSPHQKRVRERLDNNTQGIDQLLSSMREGSEYIDDSGNAHKIPSIKTSTELAALERAQQDWSELKPLIANYLEGAGDIRIDSSDELALAYEQAKTSSLSMNDALDELTNEVYEETKRQATTIRLIQVLGVAAIFTYFLIFVFFFVRRLRETDAEALAARQETQEIMETVNTGLFLLDKDLNIGQQHSRALNNIIGSDSLAGENFTNVLRGRISDKDLKTTQQFIEQLYNPRVKEKLVDSLNPLNKVMLHNLSDDKSLDNRFLDFKFSRVYDNKDIARILVNVNDVSDAVYLEQRLEKERSQNDMQIEMLTTILNVNPKIINEFIGNTQAHIEKMNNILKNPGSSQYELEGKLKAIYREMHSLKGEASALKLHSFTKIASDAEDKLHALQNQGQLSGNDFLPLAVHLDDLLSLSNTIATLGERINRSAPTAAKSSTVQAPVATQNPVADHAASNADFDGGLDIDLDNEADDDLLSFYNGFTKEIAARQGKRVQLKSTTLTQTSIPAHLAKPIKEISIQLLRNAVVHGIESPSVRHTAGKTDVGTIDLEVQDNGSNFMLVVQDDGQGVNYDSIRNKLIQEGRFGTEEANQLSKGDLLKQLFSSGFSTKEHADEDGGRGVGLDIIKAKVKEYDGKLNVNSELGQMTRFVITLPKA; encoded by the coding sequence ATGACTATATCAACTCAAAACGGTAACTCGCGTTATCGTGGTTTGATCTTGTCGATTGCTGCCTTCTTGGCATTGATTGGGATACTGCTTGCATTTACGTTTTATACTTCAAGTGTTCTTGAACGCAACACCACATTGGTAAATATATCTAATAAAACAGCTAATAATGCTCAAGCTATCATCAAAGACTTGTTCGACTTACAAGGTAGTATTGGTGAACATATTAATTCTCCTCACCAGAAGCGTGTAAGAGAGAGACTAGACAATAATACCCAAGGTATTGATCAATTGCTTTCTAGTATGCGCGAAGGTTCGGAGTACATTGACGATTCTGGAAATGCTCATAAAATTCCAAGTATTAAAACATCAACTGAATTGGCAGCCTTAGAAAGAGCGCAGCAAGATTGGAGTGAGCTAAAACCACTAATTGCAAATTACCTTGAAGGTGCTGGTGATATTCGGATAGATTCTTCAGACGAGTTGGCATTAGCATATGAACAGGCAAAAACTTCTAGCTTGAGTATGAACGATGCGCTTGATGAGCTGACTAATGAAGTTTACGAAGAAACAAAGCGTCAAGCAACTACCATTCGTCTTATTCAGGTACTTGGTGTTGCCGCTATCTTTACCTACTTCCTAATCTTCGTATTCTTCTTTGTACGTCGTCTACGTGAAACGGATGCTGAAGCACTTGCCGCTCGCCAAGAAACGCAAGAAATTATGGAAACAGTAAACACGGGTCTTTTCCTACTTGATAAGGACTTGAATATTGGTCAACAGCATTCTCGCGCGCTGAACAATATCATCGGCTCTGATAGCTTGGCAGGGGAAAACTTTACCAATGTCTTGCGTGGTCGTATCTCTGATAAAGACCTCAAGACCACACAGCAGTTTATTGAACAGCTCTATAACCCTCGCGTTAAAGAAAAGCTGGTAGATTCACTTAACCCGTTAAACAAGGTCATGCTACATAACTTATCTGACGACAAGAGTCTTGATAATCGCTTCTTGGATTTTAAATTCTCACGTGTTTATGACAATAAAGACATTGCTCGTATCTTGGTCAACGTTAACGATGTATCAGATGCAGTCTACTTAGAACAGCGCCTAGAAAAAGAGCGTTCACAAAACGATATGCAGATTGAGATGTTAACGACTATCTTGAATGTAAATCCAAAGATTATTAATGAGTTTATTGGTAATACCCAAGCGCATATCGAGAAGATGAATAATATCTTGAAAAATCCTGGTAGCTCGCAGTATGAGCTTGAAGGCAAATTGAAAGCTATTTATCGTGAAATGCACAGTTTAAAAGGTGAAGCCTCAGCACTAAAACTACACAGCTTTACTAAGATTGCTTCTGATGCTGAAGACAAGTTGCATGCATTACAAAACCAAGGTCAGTTGTCTGGTAATGATTTCTTACCATTGGCGGTACATTTGGATGACTTACTCAGCTTATCGAACACGATTGCGACGTTGGGTGAGCGTATCAACCGCTCAGCACCGACAGCAGCTAAGTCGTCAACCGTACAAGCACCAGTCGCTACTCAAAATCCAGTAGCAGACCATGCAGCTAGCAATGCTGATTTTGATGGTGGGCTAGATATCGACTTAGACAATGAAGCAGATGACGATTTATTGTCTTTTTACAATGGATTCACAAAAGAGATTGCTGCAAGACAAGGCAAGCGAGTACAGCTAAAAAGTACGACGCTAACCCAAACCAGTATTCCAGCGCATCTTGCAAAGCCAATCAAAGAAATCAGTATCCAGTTGTTACGTAATGCGGTGGTCCATGGTATCGAGTCGCCAAGTGTGCGTCACACTGCTGGCAAAACTGACGTTGGGACCATAGATTTGGAAGTGCAAGACAACGGTTCAAACTTTATGTTGGTTGTGCAAGACGACGGACAAGGCGTCAACTATGACAGCATCCGTAATAAACTGATTCAAGAAGGTCGTTTCGGTACGGAAGAGGCAAATCAGCTTAGTAAAGGTGACTTGCTCAAACAGCTGTTCTCTTCTGGATTCTCTACTAAAGAGCACGCAGATGAAGACGGTGGTCGCGGTGTTGGACTTGATATCATCAAGGCAAAAGTAAAAGAGTATGATGGCAAGCTTAATGTAAATAGCGAGCTAGGTCAGATGACACGGTTTGTCATTACTTTACCTAAAGCTTAA
- a CDS encoding response regulator, with protein MHKLMIVDDSNIIRNRIQRAYDSGKFMLVATATSGVQAIEKFNVHRPDVITMDLTMPQMDGLECIEKIIAIDPEVRILVVSALSDKATGIEALSLGASGFLCKPFSEEELVESLYELMQD; from the coding sequence ATGCATAAGTTAATGATTGTTGATGATTCAAATATTATTAGAAACCGTATTCAGCGCGCATACGATTCAGGAAAGTTCATGTTGGTTGCGACAGCGACTAGCGGTGTTCAAGCCATCGAAAAGTTTAACGTCCATCGTCCTGATGTGATCACCATGGACCTAACCATGCCACAGATGGATGGGCTAGAGTGTATTGAAAAAATCATCGCGATTGATCCTGAAGTACGCATTTTAGTGGTATCAGCGTTATCTGACAAAGCCACCGGCATTGAAGCACTGTCGTTAGGTGCTAGCGGATTTTTGTGCAAGCCTTTTTCGGAAGAGGAGCTTGTAGAGTCTTTGTATGAGCTGATGCAAGACTAA
- a CDS encoding chemotaxis protein CheX, which produces MKEQKLQIFLSIISNYFDQFGGEELIADTPYLLENKQPKVHDYTGVIGISGGQKGVVYFSATRDLLSSILDSMGETDKSEENYVDLAGEVANTIAGNARKEFGSEFHISVPFVFKGAPQSIVLPNDERSFIIPITWHSQVGEIVVCLQD; this is translated from the coding sequence ATGAAAGAGCAAAAGCTACAGATTTTTTTAAGTATTATTAGTAATTATTTTGACCAGTTTGGGGGAGAAGAGCTTATTGCTGATACCCCTTACTTACTAGAAAACAAACAGCCAAAAGTCCACGATTATACGGGCGTGATTGGTATATCTGGTGGCCAAAAAGGGGTGGTGTATTTTTCGGCGACGCGTGACTTGCTGTCTTCAATATTAGACAGCATGGGCGAAACCGATAAAAGTGAAGAGAACTATGTAGATCTGGCTGGGGAAGTGGCCAATACAATTGCAGGCAATGCACGCAAAGAGTTTGGCTCAGAGTTTCATATCTCTGTACCATTTGTGTTCAAAGGTGCGCCGCAAAGTATTGTGTTGCCGAACGATGAGCGTTCTTTTATCATCCCCATCACTTGGCATTCTCAAGTAGGCGAGATTGTGGTTTGTTTGCAAGACTAA
- a CDS encoding chemotaxis protein CheX, with protein MVKVEKLGVFLSSINAFFAQIDGSEVSIDTPYLNNNKSAIGFDYSGVIKISGPLEGCVYVSAPSVMLREVIKVMGEPDSSITMMKDLLGEMANTISGNARTEFGSEFIISPPHIVESAPSVSYLPKDRQSYITPFTWRGYKAVIGICIA; from the coding sequence ATGGTTAAAGTAGAAAAATTGGGTGTGTTTCTAAGCTCGATTAATGCGTTTTTTGCGCAAATCGATGGCTCAGAAGTGTCAATTGATACCCCTTACTTGAACAACAACAAAAGCGCGATTGGCTTTGATTATAGCGGTGTTATCAAGATATCAGGGCCTTTAGAGGGCTGCGTCTATGTCAGTGCACCAAGCGTTATGTTGCGAGAAGTCATCAAAGTGATGGGCGAGCCTGACTCTTCAATCACCATGATGAAAGATTTGTTGGGTGAAATGGCCAATACAATCTCAGGTAATGCTCGTACAGAGTTTGGTTCAGAGTTTATTATCTCTCCGCCGCACATTGTGGAGAGTGCGCCAAGCGTGTCTTATTTGCCTAAAGATCGTCAAAGTTATATCACACCATTTACGTGGCGTGGTTACAAAGCGGTCATCGGTATTTGCATTGCATAA
- the rpsB gene encoding 30S ribosomal protein S2, translated as MATKNPTKIEMRDLLQAGAHFGHQTRFWNPKMGPYIFGARNKIHIINLEHTVKAFNEALTYVNGLAAKKNKVLFVGTKRAASGIVREQAARAGMPYVDHRWLGGMLTNWKTLRQSINRLKELEKQAEDGTFAKLTKREALERTRDMEKLERSLGGIKDMGGLPDAIFVVDVDHEAIAIKEAKNLGIPVIGIVDTNSSPDNVDYIIPANDDAIRAVTLYVTSMADAIIAGKEYAQTQAGGKAEQAPAATEEAPAAEEAAATPAE; from the coding sequence ATGGCTACAAAGAATCCAACCAAAATCGAAATGCGCGACTTACTACAAGCAGGCGCTCACTTTGGTCACCAAACACGTTTTTGGAACCCAAAAATGGGTCCATACATCTTTGGCGCACGTAACAAAATCCATATCATCAACTTAGAGCACACCGTAAAAGCGTTCAACGAAGCGTTGACTTACGTAAACGGCCTAGCTGCTAAGAAAAACAAAGTATTATTTGTTGGTACTAAACGCGCTGCAAGCGGTATCGTACGTGAGCAAGCAGCTCGCGCTGGCATGCCATACGTTGACCATCGCTGGTTAGGTGGTATGTTGACTAACTGGAAAACTCTACGTCAGTCAATCAACCGTCTAAAAGAGCTAGAAAAGCAAGCAGAAGATGGTACTTTCGCTAAGCTGACTAAGCGTGAAGCGCTAGAGCGTACTCGCGATATGGAAAAACTTGAGCGTTCACTAGGTGGTATCAAAGATATGGGCGGCCTACCTGACGCTATCTTTGTAGTAGACGTAGATCACGAAGCTATCGCTATTAAAGAAGCCAAGAACTTGGGTATCCCAGTTATCGGTATCGTTGATACTAACTCTAGCCCAGACAACGTTGATTACATCATCCCAGCTAACGATGATGCTATCCGTGCTGTGACTTTGTACGTAACTTCTATGGCTGATGCTATCATCGCTGGTAAAGAATACGCACAAACTCAAGCTGGTGGTAAAGCTGAGCAAGCACCTGCTGCAACTGAAGAAGCGCCAGCTGCAGAAGAAGCTGCAGCAACTCCAGCAGAATAA
- the tsf gene encoding translation elongation factor Ts produces MTEVKVSAKMVKELRDRTGLGMMECKKALEESNGDVEVAIDNLRKSGQAKAAKKAGNIAADGAIIIAQGENKAFLLEVNCQTDFVAKDDSFTAFAEKVANLALENNVTDVAAISELSYGEGQTVEEARVSLVQKIGENIQIRRVETLEGANIAAYRHGLRIGVVVSFEGGDADTGKNLAMHIAAFNPVAVDDEDVAADVLAREKDIIEAKARESGKPDNIVEKMIEGGLRKYLDEVTLLRQPYVMDNDKKVGEVLKAEGVKVLGFKRLEVGEGIEKKQEDFAAEVAATQAANK; encoded by the coding sequence ATGACAGAAGTAAAAGTATCTGCCAAAATGGTAAAAGAATTGCGTGACCGTACTGGTCTTGGCATGATGGAATGTAAAAAAGCGTTAGAAGAATCAAACGGTGATGTTGAAGTTGCCATTGATAACCTACGTAAATCTGGTCAAGCTAAAGCAGCTAAAAAAGCGGGTAACATCGCAGCTGACGGCGCTATCATCATCGCTCAAGGCGAAAACAAAGCATTCTTGTTAGAAGTTAACTGCCAGACTGATTTCGTTGCAAAAGATGACAGCTTCACTGCATTTGCAGAAAAAGTTGCTAACCTTGCATTAGAAAACAACGTAACTGACGTTGCTGCTATCTCTGAATTGTCTTATGGCGAAGGTCAGACTGTTGAAGAAGCACGTGTATCACTAGTACAGAAAATCGGTGAAAACATCCAGATTCGCCGTGTTGAAACTCTTGAAGGTGCTAACATCGCTGCATACCGTCATGGTCTGCGCATCGGTGTAGTTGTATCTTTTGAAGGTGGCGACGCTGACACTGGTAAAAACCTTGCTATGCATATCGCTGCATTCAACCCTGTTGCTGTAGATGACGAAGATGTTGCTGCTGACGTATTGGCACGCGAAAAAGACATCATCGAAGCAAAAGCTCGTGAGTCTGGCAAGCCTGACAATATCGTTGAAAAAATGATCGAAGGTGGCCTACGTAAGTACCTAGACGAAGTAACTTTACTACGTCAGCCATACGTTATGGACAACGACAAGAAAGTTGGCGAAGTCCTAAAAGCTGAAGGCGTAAAAGTACTTGGCTTCAAACGTCTAGAAGTTGGTGAAGGCATCGAGAAGAAGCAAGAAGACTTCGCTGCTGAAGTTGCTGCAACTCAGGCTGCTAACAAGTAA
- a CDS encoding lytic transglycosylase domain-containing protein: MINTATLMTRCLSPLLLSAIALSTFSVAANAGNMYIYKDKGGQVLLTNVNPSGNFDKFTKKVKVTYYKDSKMYDGSSDSYGSSAASNSGSRNSYDSYIRASAERNGVDPALMKAMMHTESAFNPNARSPVGAQGLMQLMPATARRFNVSNPWNPADNIEGSAKYIAWLMRRFNNNVEHAVAGYNAGEGNVDKYGGIPPFKETRNYVQRVMSRYHSLYKNDAGLFGASISANNQTSSTSTSSGLQNVSYGTSSNVNSASYANSAYAALR; the protein is encoded by the coding sequence ATGATAAATACGGCTACTTTGATGACTCGCTGCTTATCTCCCCTTTTACTAAGTGCCATTGCTCTTTCGACCTTTTCTGTCGCTGCCAATGCAGGCAACATGTATATTTATAAAGACAAAGGTGGACAAGTACTGTTGACCAACGTCAATCCTAGTGGAAATTTTGATAAGTTTACGAAAAAAGTAAAAGTAACTTATTATAAAGACTCTAAGATGTATGACGGAAGCAGCGATAGCTATGGTAGCAGTGCCGCTAGCAACAGCGGAAGTCGCAACTCTTACGACAGCTACATTCGTGCGTCCGCTGAGCGCAACGGTGTGGACCCTGCCCTAATGAAAGCGATGATGCATACCGAATCAGCTTTTAATCCAAACGCACGCTCACCAGTAGGCGCACAAGGCCTTATGCAGTTGATGCCAGCGACTGCGCGCCGTTTCAATGTCAGCAATCCTTGGAACCCTGCAGATAATATCGAAGGATCAGCCAAATATATCGCGTGGCTTATGCGCCGCTTCAACAATAATGTCGAACATGCTGTCGCAGGCTACAATGCGGGCGAAGGCAATGTCGATAAATATGGTGGCATCCCTCCGTTCAAAGAAACACGCAACTATGTTCAAAGAGTGATGAGCCGTTATCATAGCTTGTATAAGAACGATGCAGGACTGTTTGGTGCGAGTATCAGTGCTAACAATCAAACCAGTAGCACCAGTACAAGTAGTGGCTTACAAAATGTCAGTTATGGCACCAGCAGCAATGTGAATAGTGCCAGCTATGCCAACTCAGCCTATGCAGCTTTACGCTAA
- a CDS encoding LrgB family protein: MTFDSVFMATLAAILLTLAAHVIARVLARKLSWLPMVITALVLVLVFLFVLQWDYNNYYSAAKPVFDHLLGYVTVLLAVPLAAMNFKGLPVKKLTLIVAIASVVGALLPMSLAYLFSLSHETLLAFATRSVTTPIGLSVADLIKAPLAMANLIIIVSGLIGGTVARFLFRGINDDRAKGLALGLAAHAFGTVEAWQISHTAGRYAAFGLAVNGLVTAVWVPIFISVIGI; encoded by the coding sequence ATGACTTTTGACAGCGTATTTATGGCAACCCTAGCCGCAATATTATTGACATTAGCAGCACATGTAATTGCACGTGTATTGGCACGTAAACTATCATGGCTACCGATGGTCATTACCGCACTTGTTCTAGTACTTGTTTTCCTATTTGTACTGCAGTGGGATTACAACAACTATTACAGCGCGGCAAAACCTGTATTTGACCATCTGTTGGGATATGTGACAGTACTTCTGGCTGTGCCATTGGCGGCGATGAATTTCAAAGGCTTACCAGTTAAAAAACTCACCTTAATTGTCGCTATCGCTAGCGTCGTTGGCGCATTACTGCCTATGTCATTAGCTTACTTATTTTCGCTCAGCCATGAGACCCTATTGGCCTTCGCTACCCGCTCTGTTACAACGCCGATTGGCCTGAGTGTCGCAGATTTAATCAAAGCACCATTGGCAATGGCTAACCTAATTATCATCGTCTCAGGATTGATAGGTGGTACGGTCGCTCGCTTTTTGTTCCGCGGTATCAATGATGACCGTGCCAAAGGTCTAGCACTAGGTTTAGCAGCTCATGCGTTTGGTACTGTAGAGGCATGGCAGATCAGTCATACAGCAGGACGTTATGCCGCATTTGGCTTGGCAGTGAATGGGTTGGTTACTGCAGTTTGGGTACCTATCTTTATCAGTGTTATCGGTATCTAG